The following are encoded in a window of Thiohalobacter sp. IOR34 genomic DNA:
- a CDS encoding DUF3619 family protein, with the protein MKDGDEAFARRLRQQLEAGLGQLDVPTRARLAAARRSALEGRSRRWRAPLGLALAASLLLALSILLLRAGGGAAPVVEDIELLVSGEDIEFYEELDFYDWLAAQPGDAGRAVPLPGQPAAWRRHAPARG; encoded by the coding sequence ATGAAGGACGGTGACGAGGCATTCGCGCGGCGGCTGCGGCAGCAACTGGAGGCGGGGCTGGGGCAACTCGATGTCCCGACCCGGGCGCGCCTGGCGGCGGCCCGCCGCTCGGCCCTTGAGGGACGGTCCCGGCGCTGGCGAGCGCCGCTCGGCCTGGCCCTGGCCGCCAGCCTGCTGCTGGCGTTGAGCATCCTGCTGCTGCGGGCGGGGGGTGGCGCTGCGCCGGTAGTCGAGGACATCGAGCTGCTGGTTTCGGGTGAGGACATCGAATTCTATGAGGAGCTGGACTTCTATGACTGGCTGGCTGCGCAGCCGGGCGATGCGGGCAGGGCTGTGCCTCTGCCTGGGCAGCCTGCTGCCTGGCGCCGCCATGCTCCTGCACGCGGCTGA
- a CDS encoding DUF3106 domain-containing protein yields MRTSGLRRGVLLVLLAWPLLASALDWDELEPAEQAVLEPLREHWEGLPEARQERLRQGARRWETLSPEQRARLRERFEHWKRLSPEQRARIRERYQRFRQLPPEEQALLRREFRRFKQLPPERRQELRARWRSMSPEQRRAFIERRRQRWQGSAQQGED; encoded by the coding sequence ATGAGGACTAGCGGGTTGAGACGGGGCGTGCTGCTGGTGTTGCTGGCTTGGCCGCTGTTGGCCAGTGCCCTCGATTGGGACGAGCTGGAGCCGGCCGAGCAGGCGGTGCTCGAGCCCTTGCGGGAACACTGGGAGGGGCTGCCGGAGGCGCGCCAGGAGCGGCTCCGGCAGGGGGCGCGACGCTGGGAGACGTTGAGCCCGGAGCAGCGCGCCCGGCTCAGGGAGCGCTTCGAGCACTGGAAGCGGCTGAGCCCGGAACAGCGGGCGCGGATCCGTGAGCGCTACCAGCGTTTCCGCCAGCTGCCGCCGGAGGAGCAGGCGCTGCTGCGTCGTGAATTCCGCCGCTTCAAGCAGCTGCCGCCGGAGCGCCGTCAGGAGCTCAGGGCCCGCTGGCGCAGCATGAGTCCGGAACAGCGCCGGGCCTTCATCGAGCGGCGCCGTCAGCGCTGGCAGGGATCGGCGCAACAGGGCGAGGATTGA
- a CDS encoding Re/Si-specific NAD(P)(+) transhydrogenase subunit alpha codes for MPIRVAVAKETLPGENRVALDPTVAQRFTKLGVEVFMEKGAGTGAHYHDEDYIGVTFVEDKAELLGSADIWFKVQPPTEEEIGLLREGAVLIGMLMPYKYPQRVRLLSERRITSFAMELIPRISRAQSMDVLSSQAAVAGYKASIMAADRTGRFFPMLTTAAGTIRPAKVLVIGAGVAGLQAIATAKRLGAIVEGYDVRSATREQVESLGAKFVDTGVSAEGEGGYARELTEEEKRQQLEVLARHVTQADAVITTAAIPGKPSPKIITAEMVENMKVGSVIIDLAAEGGGNCELTHPGEEYVSGCVTIYGPINVPSMLPVHASEMYAKNLLNFISPMIEEGELKLDWEDEVIRDSVLTHEGEIRHQPTRALVEGEAS; via the coding sequence ATGCCGATACGTGTGGCCGTGGCCAAAGAAACCCTGCCGGGCGAGAACCGCGTCGCCCTCGACCCGACGGTCGCCCAGCGCTTCACCAAGCTGGGTGTCGAGGTGTTCATGGAGAAGGGCGCCGGCACCGGCGCCCACTACCATGACGAGGACTACATCGGCGTGACCTTCGTCGAGGACAAGGCCGAGCTCCTCGGCAGCGCCGACATCTGGTTCAAGGTGCAGCCGCCGACCGAGGAGGAGATCGGCCTGCTGCGCGAGGGCGCGGTGCTGATCGGCATGCTGATGCCCTACAAGTATCCGCAGCGGGTCAGGCTGCTCAGCGAGCGCCGCATCACCAGCTTCGCCATGGAGCTGATCCCGCGCATCTCCCGCGCCCAGAGCATGGACGTACTCTCCTCGCAGGCGGCGGTGGCCGGCTACAAGGCCTCGATCATGGCCGCCGACCGCACCGGCCGATTCTTCCCCATGCTGACCACCGCCGCCGGCACCATCCGTCCGGCCAAGGTACTGGTGATCGGCGCCGGCGTCGCCGGTCTGCAGGCCATCGCCACCGCCAAGCGCCTCGGCGCCATCGTCGAGGGTTATGACGTGCGTTCCGCCACCCGCGAGCAGGTCGAGTCGCTGGGCGCCAAGTTCGTCGACACCGGGGTCTCCGCCGAGGGCGAGGGCGGCTATGCCCGCGAGCTCACCGAGGAGGAGAAACGCCAGCAGCTGGAGGTCCTGGCCCGCCACGTCACCCAGGCCGATGCCGTGATCACCACCGCCGCCATCCCCGGCAAGCCCTCGCCGAAGATCATCACTGCGGAGATGGTCGAAAACATGAAGGTCGGCTCGGTGATCATCGACCTGGCGGCCGAGGGCGGCGGCAACTGCGAGCTGACCCACCCCGGCGAGGAGTACGTTTCCGGTTGCGTCACCATCTACGGCCCGATCAACGTACCCAGCATGCTGCCGGTGCACGCCAGCGAGATGTACGCCAAGAACCTGCTCAACTTCATCAGCCCGATGATCGAGGAGGGCGAATTGAAGCTCGACTGGGAGGACGAGGTCATCCGCGACAGCGTCCTGACCCACGAGGGCGAGATCCGGCACCAGCCCACCCGTGCCCTGGTGGAAGGAGAGGCATCATGA
- a CDS encoding RNA polymerase sigma factor, whose protein sequence is MSQSNERQSELERFLAGVEGRAFRMAEFATGNREDALEIVQDAMFKLVQRYGERGREDWPPLFHRILQSRINDWHRRRSVRRRWLAAWGDRRAALAEEGPEPEFADPHAVDPPGRLAQGEAMAAVHAAVQALPLRQQQAFLLRIWEGLDVAQTAYAMGCSEGSVKTHLSRAMAKLRERLGEHWP, encoded by the coding sequence ATGTCCCAATCCAATGAGCGGCAATCTGAGCTGGAGCGTTTTCTTGCCGGTGTCGAGGGGCGGGCCTTTCGCATGGCCGAATTCGCCACCGGCAATCGCGAGGATGCCCTGGAGATCGTCCAGGATGCCATGTTCAAGCTGGTGCAGCGTTACGGTGAGCGCGGGCGGGAGGACTGGCCGCCGCTGTTTCATCGCATCCTGCAGAGCCGCATCAACGACTGGCACCGGCGGCGCAGCGTGCGCCGCCGCTGGCTGGCGGCCTGGGGTGACCGCCGCGCGGCCCTGGCGGAAGAGGGGCCAGAGCCGGAGTTTGCGGACCCGCATGCCGTGGATCCGCCCGGCCGGCTGGCGCAGGGCGAGGCCATGGCCGCGGTGCACGCCGCGGTACAGGCCCTGCCCTTGCGCCAGCAACAGGCCTTCCTGCTGCGCATCTGGGAGGGCCTGGACGTGGCGCAGACGGCCTACGCCATGGGCTGCTCGGAGGGTAGCGTGAAGACCCACCTGTCGCGGGCCATGGCAAAACTGCGAGAACGACTGGGAGAGCACTGGCCATGA
- the speA gene encoding biosynthetic arginine decarboxylase, producing MWTTDQAASTYALHHWGEGYFEISKAGHLRVRPHRTAGAAIDLYELAAELRDRGVSLPVLVRFDDILHDLIDTLSAAFEAARVQRDYRGRYTAVYPIKVNQQRSVVEQILAHGGERVGLEAGSKPELMAVLALSRPGGMIVCNGYKDREYVRLALIGRRLGLAVHLVIEKLSELDLVLEEAAALEVEPLLGVRVRLASLGAGKWQNTGGEKSKFGLHARQVLQLVERLRAAGHLGWLRLLHCHLGSQVANVRDIQNGMREVARYYAELHALGAPLAVVDVGGGLGVDYEGTASRSDCSVNYSVQEYANNVVQALAEICTEKTLPPPDIVTESGRAMTAHHAVLISNVTDIEQAPGTGAMEPPSEDEPVIVRTLWTVFENIAPRTALEAWHEAEYWLGEARTLYLHGVLSLAERARVESLYFAICHRLRPLLKGHPPARRQVLDELNDKLADKYFLNFSVFQSLPDVWAIGQIFPVMPLHRLDDPPTRRGVIQDLTCDSDGRIARYVDGEGVETTLPLHPFRRGEEYLLGVFLVGAYQEILGDMHNLFGDTDAVNVALDGEGGYRITQVEQGDTVDELLRYVHFDTGAMQASYRDKIAAAGLDEARARQYLAELEAGLAGYTYLED from the coding sequence ATGTGGACCACCGACCAAGCCGCTTCGACCTACGCCCTGCACCACTGGGGCGAGGGCTATTTCGAGATCTCGAAGGCGGGCCATCTGCGGGTGCGCCCGCACCGCACCGCCGGGGCCGCCATCGATCTCTATGAACTGGCGGCGGAGCTGCGTGACCGTGGGGTGTCTCTGCCGGTGCTGGTGCGCTTCGACGATATCCTGCACGACCTCATCGACACCCTGAGTGCGGCCTTCGAGGCTGCGCGGGTGCAGCGCGATTACCGCGGCCGCTACACCGCCGTCTATCCCATCAAGGTCAATCAGCAGCGCAGTGTGGTGGAACAGATCCTGGCGCATGGCGGTGAGCGGGTCGGACTGGAGGCGGGCAGCAAGCCGGAACTGATGGCGGTGCTCGCCCTGTCCCGGCCCGGTGGCATGATCGTCTGCAACGGCTACAAGGATCGCGAGTACGTGCGTCTGGCCCTGATCGGCCGGCGCCTCGGGCTGGCCGTGCACCTGGTCATCGAAAAGCTCTCGGAACTCGATCTGGTGCTGGAGGAGGCGGCGGCGCTGGAGGTCGAGCCGCTGCTCGGTGTGCGCGTGCGCCTGGCTTCGCTCGGCGCCGGCAAGTGGCAGAACACCGGTGGCGAGAAATCCAAGTTTGGCCTGCATGCCCGGCAGGTGCTGCAGCTGGTGGAACGTCTGCGAGCGGCCGGTCACCTGGGCTGGCTGCGCTTGCTGCACTGCCATCTCGGTTCACAGGTCGCCAATGTGCGCGACATCCAGAACGGCATGCGCGAGGTGGCGCGTTACTACGCGGAGCTGCATGCGCTGGGTGCACCGCTGGCGGTGGTCGATGTCGGCGGCGGCCTGGGTGTCGACTACGAAGGGACGGCCTCGCGCAGCGACTGTTCGGTCAACTACAGCGTGCAGGAATATGCCAACAATGTCGTGCAGGCGCTGGCGGAGATCTGTACGGAGAAGACGTTGCCGCCGCCGGACATCGTCACCGAGTCGGGGCGTGCCATGACGGCGCATCATGCGGTGCTGATCAGCAACGTGACCGACATCGAGCAGGCGCCTGGCACCGGCGCCATGGAACCACCCTCGGAAGACGAGCCGGTGATCGTGCGCACGCTGTGGACGGTATTCGAAAACATCGCGCCACGTACCGCGCTGGAGGCATGGCACGAGGCCGAGTACTGGCTGGGCGAGGCACGCACCCTGTACCTGCATGGCGTGCTGTCGCTGGCGGAACGGGCGCGGGTGGAATCACTGTATTTCGCCATCTGCCATCGCCTGCGTCCCCTGCTCAAGGGCCATCCCCCGGCGCGACGGCAAGTGCTCGACGAGCTGAACGACAAGCTCGCGGACAAGTATTTCCTGAACTTCTCCGTATTTCAGTCGCTGCCCGACGTCTGGGCCATCGGCCAGATCTTCCCGGTCATGCCGCTGCACCGGCTGGACGATCCGCCGACCCGGCGCGGCGTGATCCAGGACCTGACCTGCGATTCCGACGGCCGCATCGCGCGCTATGTCGATGGCGAAGGCGTCGAGACCACCCTGCCGTTGCATCCCTTCCGCCGCGGCGAGGAATACCTGCTTGGCGTCTTTCTGGTTGGGGCCTACCAGGAGATCCTCGGCGACATGCACAACCTGTTTGGTGATACCGATGCCGTGAACGTTGCGCTCGACGGAGAGGGCGGCTATCGAATCACCCAGGTCGAGCAAGGCGATACGGTGGACGAGTTGCTGCGCTATGTGCACTTCGATACCGGGGCGATGCAGGCGAGTTACCGCGACAAGATCGCCGCCGCCGGTCTGGACGAGGCGCGCGCCCGGCAGTATCTCGCCGAGCTCGAGGCCGGGCTGGCCGGCTATACCTATCTGGAAGACTGA
- a CDS encoding NAD(P)(+) transhydrogenase (Re/Si-specific) subunit beta, producing the protein MIELSYFAAAVLFILGLKRMSSPVTARGGIVWAGVGMLVATLATFFQPELHNFGLMILAIMIGGGIAWYTGKKVEMTDMPQMIAIYNGMGGGAAAAIAAVELMKGETHSATFQSLAVLGALIGSVAFSGSMIAFAKLQGLMKKSFIFPSQQIVNLAIFGGAILLGLVLIGSDAPGGLLLLLFFALALAFGVMMTLPIGGADMPVVISLYNAFTGLAVAFEGFVLGNAAMIIAGTVVGSAGTLLTQLMAKAMNRPLSNVLFSGFGSGEVAGGETAQEGTMKELTANDAASMMAYASKVIIVPGYGMAVAQAQHKIWELAELLEERGVEVKFAIHPVAGRMPGHMNVLLAEAGVPYDKIFDLEEINAEFPQADVALVIGANDVVNPAARTDKSSPIYGMPILDADKAKNVIVIKRGKGRGFSGIENQLFFLDNTRMLYGDGQKVAADLIAEVKQL; encoded by the coding sequence ATGATCGAACTGAGTTATTTCGCGGCCGCGGTCCTGTTCATCCTCGGCCTCAAGCGCATGAGTTCGCCGGTCACCGCGCGCGGCGGCATCGTCTGGGCCGGCGTCGGCATGCTGGTCGCCACCCTGGCGACCTTCTTCCAGCCGGAGCTGCACAACTTCGGGCTGATGATCCTCGCCATCATGATCGGCGGCGGCATCGCCTGGTATACCGGCAAGAAGGTCGAGATGACCGACATGCCGCAGATGATCGCCATCTACAACGGCATGGGCGGCGGCGCGGCCGCGGCCATCGCCGCGGTGGAACTGATGAAGGGCGAGACGCATTCCGCCACCTTCCAGAGTCTGGCCGTGCTCGGCGCCCTGATCGGTTCGGTGGCCTTCTCCGGCTCCATGATCGCCTTCGCCAAACTGCAGGGCCTGATGAAGAAATCCTTCATCTTCCCCAGCCAGCAGATCGTCAACCTGGCCATCTTCGGCGGCGCCATCCTGCTCGGCCTGGTGCTGATCGGCTCGGATGCCCCCGGCGGCCTGCTGCTGCTCCTGTTCTTCGCCCTGGCCCTGGCCTTCGGGGTGATGATGACCCTGCCGATCGGCGGCGCCGACATGCCGGTGGTCATCTCGCTGTACAACGCCTTCACCGGCCTGGCGGTCGCCTTCGAGGGCTTCGTGCTCGGCAATGCGGCGATGATCATCGCCGGCACCGTGGTCGGTTCTGCGGGCACCCTGCTCACCCAGCTGATGGCCAAGGCCATGAACCGGCCACTGTCCAACGTGCTCTTCTCCGGCTTCGGTTCAGGCGAGGTCGCCGGCGGCGAGACAGCCCAGGAAGGCACCATGAAGGAGCTGACCGCCAACGATGCCGCGTCGATGATGGCCTATGCCAGCAAGGTGATCATCGTGCCGGGCTATGGCATGGCGGTGGCCCAGGCGCAGCACAAGATCTGGGAACTGGCCGAGCTGCTCGAAGAGCGCGGCGTGGAGGTGAAGTTCGCCATCCATCCGGTAGCCGGCCGCATGCCCGGTCACATGAACGTGCTGCTGGCCGAAGCCGGCGTGCCCTACGACAAGATCTTCGATCTGGAGGAGATCAACGCCGAGTTCCCGCAGGCCGACGTGGCCCTGGTGATCGGCGCCAACGACGTGGTCAACCCGGCGGCGCGCACCGACAAGTCCAGCCCCATCTACGGCATGCCGATCCTCGACGCCGACAAGGCGAAGAACGTGATCGTCATCAAGCGCGGCAAGGGACGCGGCTTCTCCGGCATCGAGAACCAGCTGTTCTTCCTCGACAACACCCGCATGCTGTACGGCGACGGCCAGAAGGTCGCCGCCGACCTGATCGCCGAGGTCAAACAGCTCTAG
- a CDS encoding NAD(P) transhydrogenase subunit alpha, which yields MMIEGFTALYIFMLAAFTGYEVIARVPVILHTPLMSGSNFVHGIVLVGAMVAMGHAESDMEQFIGFLGVMLAAGNAVGGYVVTERMLEMFKSSNRNKERGQ from the coding sequence ATCATGATCGAAGGTTTCACCGCACTCTATATCTTCATGCTGGCCGCCTTCACCGGCTACGAGGTCATCGCCCGGGTACCGGTCATCCTGCACACGCCGCTGATGTCCGGCTCCAACTTCGTGCACGGCATCGTGCTGGTCGGCGCCATGGTCGCCATGGGCCATGCCGAGAGCGACATGGAGCAGTTCATCGGCTTCCTCGGCGTGATGCTGGCCGCCGGCAATGCCGTCGGCGGCTACGTGGTCACCGAACGCATGCTGGAGATGTTCAAGAGCAGCAACCGCAACAAGGAGCGCGGCCAATGA
- a CDS encoding primosomal protein N', translated as MPVPILQIAVPAPLFGCLDYLPPAGCDPTRLRPGQRLRVPFGRQKKVGILLGLAEHSELPRERLRPALALLDEAPLLPDDILALVRWAADYYHHPLGEAFNAALPALLRQGTPAEPRLAARWELTAEGAAVDLASLRRAPRQAALLARLAAHPGGMTRESLQDGGAPVDAVLRALLAKGWVRRTTPSPRETPAAEAAPPPTLHQEQQAAVSAITKALGGFQGLLLEGVTGSGKTEVYLRAMQTTLERGRQVLLLVPEIGLTPQLVERLEARLGQPVTVLHSALGDRERLNAWLAAARGEAGVVIGTRSAVFTPLARPGLFIVDEEHDASLKQQEGFRYSARDLLVWRARHLGVPIVLGSATPSLESLHNATTGRYRHLSLRERAGGALPPRIGLVDLRGQPLDEGLSRPLLARMREHLAEDGQVLLFLNRRGFAPALLCHECGWVAACRRCDAHLTLHQAAGRLHCHHCDARQPIPAQCPDCGSADLRALGAGTERIEAVLRRHFPEQPLVRIDRDTTRRRGSLAESLERARSGEARILLGTQMLAKGHHFPALTLVGVLESDQGLYSSDFRAGERMAQLIVQVAGRAGRGDRPGEVLIQTHHPEHPLLLQLVDGGYPAFASAALAERRAAALPPFSFLALLRAEAPRPEAARDFLQAAHDAAVALEPIGVAFWGPVPAPMERRAGRFRAQLMLQAETRGDLHRLLGRWIPRLETIEGARRVRWSLDVDPSDTY; from the coding sequence ATGCCCGTGCCCATTCTGCAGATCGCCGTTCCCGCACCGCTGTTCGGCTGCCTCGACTACCTGCCGCCGGCGGGCTGCGACCCGACCCGGCTGCGACCGGGGCAGCGGCTGCGCGTGCCCTTCGGCCGGCAGAAAAAGGTGGGCATCCTGCTCGGCCTCGCCGAGCACAGCGAACTGCCGCGGGAACGGCTGCGACCGGCCCTGGCCCTGCTCGACGAGGCGCCACTGCTGCCCGACGACATCCTCGCCCTGGTCCGCTGGGCCGCCGACTACTACCACCACCCGCTCGGCGAGGCCTTCAACGCCGCCCTGCCCGCCCTGCTGCGCCAAGGCACCCCGGCCGAGCCGCGCCTGGCGGCGCGCTGGGAACTGACCGCCGAGGGAGCCGCGGTGGATCTGGCCAGCTTGCGCCGCGCCCCCCGCCAGGCTGCGCTGCTGGCCCGACTGGCCGCCCATCCCGGCGGAATGACGCGCGAGTCGCTGCAGGACGGCGGCGCTCCGGTCGACGCCGTGCTGCGCGCCCTGCTGGCCAAGGGTTGGGTACGCCGGACCACACCGAGCCCCCGTGAAACGCCCGCGGCCGAAGCCGCTCCGCCGCCGACCCTGCACCAGGAACAACAGGCCGCTGTGAGCGCTATCACCAAGGCGCTGGGCGGCTTCCAGGGCCTGCTGCTGGAAGGGGTCACCGGCAGCGGCAAGACCGAGGTCTACCTGCGCGCGATGCAGACGACCCTGGAGCGGGGCCGCCAGGTGCTGCTGCTGGTGCCGGAGATCGGCCTCACCCCCCAACTCGTCGAGCGCCTGGAGGCCCGCCTGGGACAGCCGGTCACGGTGCTGCACTCGGCGCTCGGCGACCGAGAGCGGCTGAATGCCTGGCTGGCCGCAGCCCGGGGCGAGGCCGGGGTGGTGATCGGCACCCGCTCCGCGGTGTTCACACCGCTGGCCCGGCCGGGCCTGTTCATCGTCGACGAGGAACACGACGCCTCGCTCAAGCAGCAGGAGGGCTTTCGCTATTCGGCCCGCGACCTGCTGGTGTGGCGCGCCAGGCACCTGGGGGTCCCCATCGTCCTCGGCTCGGCCACCCCCTCGCTGGAAAGCCTGCACAACGCCACCACCGGGCGCTATCGTCACCTGTCGCTGCGGGAGCGCGCCGGCGGCGCCCTGCCGCCCCGCATCGGGCTCGTCGATCTGCGCGGCCAGCCGCTGGACGAGGGGCTGTCACGGCCCCTTCTCGCCCGGATGCGCGAGCACCTGGCCGAGGACGGTCAGGTGTTGCTGTTCCTCAACCGGCGTGGTTTCGCCCCGGCCCTGCTCTGCCACGAATGCGGTTGGGTGGCCGCCTGCCGGCGTTGCGACGCCCACCTCACCCTGCACCAGGCGGCCGGCCGGCTGCACTGCCACCACTGCGACGCCCGCCAGCCGATCCCTGCCCAGTGCCCGGACTGCGGTAGCGCCGACCTGCGGGCGCTGGGCGCCGGCACCGAGCGCATCGAGGCGGTGCTGCGCCGTCACTTCCCCGAGCAGCCGCTGGTGCGCATCGACCGCGACACCACCCGGCGCCGCGGCAGTCTGGCGGAGAGTCTGGAACGCGCCCGCAGTGGCGAGGCGCGCATCTTGCTCGGCACCCAGATGCTGGCCAAGGGCCATCACTTCCCGGCCTTGACCCTGGTGGGTGTGCTGGAGTCCGACCAGGGCCTGTACAGCAGCGACTTCCGCGCCGGCGAGCGCATGGCCCAGCTGATCGTGCAGGTGGCCGGCCGGGCCGGCCGCGGCGACCGTCCCGGCGAGGTGCTGATCCAGACCCATCACCCGGAACACCCCCTGTTGCTACAGCTGGTCGACGGTGGCTATCCGGCCTTCGCCAGCGCGGCCCTGGCGGAGCGCCGCGCCGCCGCCCTGCCGCCGTTCAGTTTCCTGGCCCTGCTGCGCGCCGAGGCGCCGCGGCCGGAGGCGGCCCGGGACTTCCTGCAGGCGGCGCACGACGCGGCCGTGGCCCTGGAGCCGATCGGCGTCGCCTTCTGGGGCCCGGTGCCGGCACCGATGGAACGCCGGGCCGGCCGCTTCCGCGCCCAGCTGATGCTGCAGGCCGAGACCCGCGGCGACCTCCACCGACTGCTGGGCCGCTGGATCCCGCGACTGGAGACGATCGAGGGTGCACGCCGGGTCCGCTGGTCGCTCGATGTCGATCCGAGCGACACCTATTGA
- a CDS encoding SPOR domain-containing protein, whose product MPRDYKHRASRRRKRRSLPGWAWLTAGLALGLFIAFLVWLGGRPQNPATPVAAGGRPPSAPAAPRQRTPKALPPAPKPRFDFYSILPEMEVVVPEQAITGRPRAGVAQVEQPGVYLLQAGSFRTLGQADQLKAQLALLGLEPSIQTVTINGRDTWHRVRLGPFRDLKTLNAIRARLKEHHIDAILLKVKG is encoded by the coding sequence ATGCCACGCGACTACAAGCACCGCGCCAGCCGCCGCCGCAAGCGCCGCTCCCTGCCCGGCTGGGCCTGGCTGACTGCCGGCCTGGCTCTTGGCCTGTTCATCGCCTTCCTGGTCTGGCTCGGCGGACGGCCACAGAACCCGGCCACGCCGGTCGCGGCCGGCGGCCGCCCGCCCAGCGCGCCAGCCGCCCCGCGACAGCGGACACCCAAGGCCCTGCCGCCGGCGCCCAAGCCGCGCTTCGACTTCTACAGCATCCTGCCGGAGATGGAGGTGGTGGTCCCGGAACAGGCGATCACCGGCCGGCCCCGGGCCGGCGTCGCCCAGGTGGAGCAGCCTGGCGTCTATCTGCTGCAGGCCGGCTCCTTCCGCACCCTCGGCCAGGCCGACCAGCTGAAGGCGCAGCTCGCCCTGCTCGGCCTCGAACCCAGTATCCAGACCGTGACCATCAACGGCCGTGACACCTGGCACCGGGTCCGGCTTGGCCCCTTCCGTGACCTGAAGACCCTGAACGCCATCCGCGCGCGCCTCAAGGAACACCACATCGACGCCATCCTGCTCAAGGTAAAGGGCTGA
- the argS gene encoding arginine--tRNA ligase, with protein MKQQLVSLLSAAVQALQADATLPADLQPQIHIERTRDRSHGDFATNLAMTLCKAARMKPRELAERIVAALPASEEVAKVEIAGPGFINFFLSPSAWHGVIGSILEQAAGYGRARLGEDRPVQVEFVSANPTGPLHVGHGRGAAYGAAVSDLLEAVGFRVHREYYVNDAGRQMDILAASVYLRYLDLCGEAFEFPSNGYRGDYVWDIGATIHRNHGEDWRFAAAEVFDGVPADEPAGGDKEAHIDGLIGRIKSLLGPERYRELFDEGLNEILANIRQDLKEFGIEYQAWFSERSLTESGEVQKAIERLREAGYLYEKGGALWFRSTDFGDEKDRVVVRDNGQTTYFASDIAYHMNKLERGYERVIDVWGADHHGYVPRVKAALEALGDDPSKLDVLLVQFAILYRGGEKVQMSTRSGEFVTLRELRHEVGNDAARFFYVMRKCEQHLDFDLDLAKSQSADNPVYYIQYAHARVCSVQRQLQEKGLAWDASDGLNHLRLLHERHEQELMIRLSRYPEVVEAAALYHEPHQLAHYLRELANDFHTYYNAHQFLVGDEQLRNARLCLIEATRQVIANGLGLLGVSAPESM; from the coding sequence ATGAAACAGCAGCTCGTCTCCCTGCTCTCCGCCGCCGTGCAGGCCCTCCAGGCCGACGCCACCCTGCCGGCCGACCTGCAGCCGCAGATCCACATCGAGCGCACCCGCGACCGCAGCCACGGCGACTTCGCCACCAACCTGGCCATGACCCTGTGCAAGGCGGCACGCATGAAACCACGCGAGCTGGCCGAGCGCATCGTCGCCGCCCTGCCGGCCTCCGAGGAGGTGGCCAAGGTGGAGATCGCCGGCCCCGGCTTCATCAACTTCTTCCTCAGCCCCTCTGCCTGGCACGGGGTGATCGGCAGCATCCTGGAACAGGCTGCGGGCTATGGCCGGGCACGGCTCGGCGAGGACCGCCCGGTGCAGGTCGAATTCGTCTCTGCCAACCCCACCGGGCCGCTGCACGTCGGCCACGGACGCGGCGCGGCCTACGGCGCCGCCGTCTCCGATCTGCTGGAGGCGGTCGGCTTCCGCGTCCACCGCGAGTACTACGTCAACGACGCCGGCCGGCAGATGGACATCCTCGCCGCCAGCGTCTATCTGCGCTACCTGGACCTCTGTGGGGAAGCATTCGAGTTTCCCTCCAACGGCTATCGGGGTGACTACGTCTGGGACATCGGTGCCACCATCCACCGCAACCACGGCGAGGACTGGCGCTTCGCCGCCGCCGAGGTCTTCGACGGCGTGCCGGCGGACGAACCCGCAGGCGGCGACAAGGAGGCCCATATCGACGGCCTGATCGGGCGGATCAAGTCCCTGCTCGGCCCCGAGCGCTACCGCGAGCTGTTCGACGAAGGCCTGAACGAGATCCTGGCCAACATCCGCCAGGACCTGAAGGAATTCGGCATCGAATACCAGGCGTGGTTTTCGGAGCGATCGCTGACCGAGTCCGGCGAGGTACAGAAGGCCATCGAGCGGCTGCGCGAGGCCGGCTACCTGTACGAGAAGGGCGGTGCGCTCTGGTTCCGCTCCACCGACTTCGGCGACGAAAAGGACCGGGTGGTGGTACGCGACAACGGCCAGACCACCTACTTCGCCTCCGACATCGCCTACCACATGAACAAGCTGGAGCGCGGCTACGAGCGGGTGATCGACGTCTGGGGCGCCGACCACCACGGCTACGTGCCGCGGGTCAAGGCGGCGCTCGAGGCGCTGGGCGACGACCCCTCGAAGCTGGACGTGCTGCTGGTGCAGTTCGCCATCCTCTACCGCGGTGGTGAAAAGGTGCAGATGTCCACCCGTTCCGGCGAGTTCGTCACCCTGCGCGAGCTGCGCCACGAGGTCGGCAACGACGCGGCGCGCTTCTTCTACGTGATGCGCAAGTGCGAGCAGCATCTGGACTTCGATCTCGACCTGGCCAAGTCACAGTCCGCCGACAACCCCGTCTACTACATCCAGTACGCCCATGCCCGGGTATGCAGCGTGCAGCGCCAGCTGCAGGAGAAGGGACTCGCCTGGGACGCCAGCGACGGCCTGAACCATCTGCGCCTGCTGCACGAGCGCCACGAGCAGGAGCTGATGATCCGCCTGTCGCGCTATCCGGAGGTGGTCGAGGCGGCGGCCCTCTACCATGAGCCGCACCAGCTCGCCCACTATCTGCGCGAACTGGCCAACGACTTCCACACCTACTACAACGCCCACCAGTTCCTGGTGGGCGACGAGCAGCTGCGCAACGCGCGCCTCTGCCTGATCGAGGCGACCCGCCAGGTGATCGCCAACGGCCTCGGCCTGCTTGGCGTCTCCGCGCCGGAGAGTATGTAG